The following DNA comes from Anopheles arabiensis isolate DONGOLA chromosome 3, AaraD3, whole genome shotgun sequence.
CCACCGTCCCGTCGTGTATAGTGGAAGTGTGGCGGCACCCGAGATTGCTTAACTCGGGCACGTAGCGAACAACTTCAAAGCAGGTCGGCCACTGCGGatgaaatcatttttatcacGTTGTGTCGGTGCATGCATGTTGCATTATTAGATTCGACTGTAATCAAATTTTGTTGATTGCTGCcaaataaaattaacaaaacaaaacttttaacCCATCAACGCTAATGAAAACAAATGGGCAAACTATAAACACATCATAAGGATATATTTCAAACTGTGGTAATCTTTGTGTTCAAATGTGAAACTAAAATTTAATGGTAACTGTTTATTGTTAATCAACTGTCATGATTGGTTGTTAACAATCGATCTTTTTTCACATCTTTTTACAAAAAATGTGtacaataaattattaaaaacattgTTGCATTGCTcaaaagatttattttaacataaattattgcttttgaaattataaacttaacaacataAAATAACCCAATGTGtacataataaaaataattaaaagcaatttaGCGTTTTGGCCCgttaaataaaactaaataataaCCTTTTTAGTAAATACATTATATGTTTATGTAAACGATAGGTTTACAATCCTTAAAAATAAAGCACGGAATTTTCTCAAGGGatcaattacaaaaaaaaaatattttcttttcaaaacaaacacttagataaaggaaaaaatattACACACTTCTAGACAATAACATCTAAAGGGAAGAGCACAACttatcaaaaaaataaaaaaacaaatcgaaaaaaattgaaatgttcAACGAATCAATGATGACTTTATGATGAACCTTTGAgatattattttcaaaatgtttcaaaaaacaGCATTTTATAGCTCTGTACGCATTCAGGGTGTTTGAAATCATAGTGTAATTAAGTTAATGTAAGCCATTAATATTCCATTAATGATTAATGTCCATcaaattgaacaaaatataataatagtaattttCCTTACGTAGCCAGAAACAATTATGGAGCCATGGAGCCGCCTGGTACTTTTCAACTAGAAAGTGGCTGCGTACGTTAGCGATGACGCGTGTCAGGATAACAGTTTGATGGAATTAATCAGTGCCTGGTTTGAATTTAGCGTAAATATTCACACAAACAACGCAATATAACTTTTGTTTTATCTAAATGTAGACAAAAAAGCCCATAAGCAATTTAGCTCGATCTGTACACCTCTTCCACCTTCCCAGAAGTGAtacaaaacgatgaaaaacttcccaaaataaatcatcattGATCGCAAGCCCTTGCGGGAGCACAAAGTTACCCGACAGGCAAATCCTAATAGTGTGTCCACTAATCACCACCACCCGCCAGAAACGTACACAAACAACAGTCTCTCGCCACAACGGCAAACCACACGGACATCAAACCAGATggacccaaaaaaaacaagacccAGCAAAAAGTGTAACAAAGTTTTGACGTTGCCTGCGTTGTTTCGATTTCGTTGCAAATCTCGCAtgtggttgtgttgtgttcgaaCACAGGCATGTGCCCGCTCGAGGGAAAATTCCGGGGAACGTCGGAAGAGCGAAAGGGACTCAGAGAGGTGGGATGATTTttaccattaaaaaaacaacaaaacaaaacaagtacCACAAAACTCACCCGATCGAGTTGGCCGTTCCCGAGTAGCAACTGTTTGTGCCGCTGTGTCCATCCTCCGTCACGCCGCTGTGCTCCTTCACCGAGTCGTccttggtgtgtttgtgccggTGCGAACcgctgccactgccaccgccCGCGCCACCACCGGCGCCACCGCCGAACGATTTGCCGAGCGGACTTTTCATGGTAAAGTAGCCGCCCGGTTTCGGCTTCAGATGGCGATTGTTCATTTCCATGTGAACAATTTTCATAAATTCAATTTGAGCAGCGAGTTTCTGAATTTCTTCCTTttgggaaaaacacacacacacacacgcaaacgtcCGATTGGCCGCAATCAGGATAGTGCCGGTCGAGTTGAGGCGAGTTTTCCGATTGGATGCACAAATCCAGGTGGAAAAAAGGAGGAGAGAAAAATATGCATAGCAAAAGTCCGGTTAAGTGAAGTGTCGAATGCAAATGGCATTgggagaaaattgaaaaatcagCTGTCaggagccacacacacacactcacactggtTGTGGTCATAGCTATCACCGGTGTTAGCCTTACCTTCAGCTCTTCATTTTCCTGATATAGGTCGGCCGTTTCCTCCGGCACCAGTCCGATGCCGTTCAGTGAGAAGGACGCCGTGATGCCCCGCTTCCGGGCCCGCTGATCCCACTGGTCACCCTGGCCGCGCAGTATACGCAGCACTTTCGGCCCGAACACGAGCGCTATCGTGACCGAGGTGGATAGCTGCGTACGTATGAAGCCGAGCAGGTATTTAATATCCGGCCCAGCCTGCGGGAAAATGAACAAGCTGCGAAGCGAGGAAGAATTTCGaaggcgaagaagaagaaaaagaagaagaaaaagcggAGGATTAATTTTTCAGCTAAAATCACCCTCACTAATGGGCAGTAGAGAGCAGAGGGGGAAATGGTTGAGTGTTTAAGAGCTTCAGCTTTAGCAGGCCCCGGCTGGAAGGTCATTTCGGCAGCTTAAAACCAGTCGGGCCAACTTACCGGAGGCAGTAAAACATGCGTAGGGAGGGGGATGGGGAGTGACATAAAATTCGCCGGGGCCTTTTGGAAGACTAATCGATACTCACTGGAATGCTACCATGGTCGTGTTGACCAGGGCAATGTTGTAGATGGCGTAGGAGATGAGCTTCGCCTCGTTGTATAGCGATTCGGCGTTGCGCACGTTGTAGCAGACGCGTATACCCCAGGCAAGAAACAGTACCTCGCCGATGGCCAAACTGTGGTCCCACCAGTTGTACGAGCACTGCTTGAATATCAACCCGTACTGGTCCTCGATCTGCAAGagatgtgtgagagagagagagagggaaagggcAAACGGGTATGGAAATTTAGAACTCTtcacacagacaaaaaaaaacacaacaaaacattcgcTTTAAGATGCTGGTAGCTGGAGCTGAAAATCAcataaaaatgttgtttttgtacggtttctttgcttttgttgGAGCTCACACTTTTATAGCCAAATGCTGTCTGCAGTCAGTTGATGCtgagctttttttcttgtttttataCTGCATATAATCGGATAAAAATGGATTAAATTGCAACATTAAACAGTCGTTAGCGCGGTTTTGCTGAAAATTaactttaaattgaatttctatACAACCAATTCAACGGTGCTACAATGAAGTTCTTACTTGGTGTATAAAACTTCCTAAAGCATATAAAAGGCTTTGCAGTTGACTGATATTTAGTGGAAGCTAATGTTGAATGGTGGTACGAGTTTtggaagatttttttaaaattaatttatcttTGGTACATTTGTAGCCTGTCTTTTTCCTACATTATAGGTAGGTTGAAGGAAATTTTAGACTTAAAAGTGGtttgataatttaaaaattaaactatGTCTTCGTTGCTGGATATGAGTGGTACATTATAGAACAAAGTGTGTAACATTGCTGGACTACGGCATGGAGTTGAACAgtagaaaaatattaatataaaTTACTTTCGTGTggcaataataattaaaattatgctttttcttttactttgaACAACAGTTCAAGTCATACAAAATATACATGTCCCTTTGCATGtctgaaaaacaacaaactaaaTGTGTAAAACCCACCTACGTAGGGGTGACTCgtacgtacgtgtgaaaccgTCCAAGATTTCACCTATCTCGAGGCAAAGGTCAGCACAAACTgcagcatggaagctgagttgcgtgCAAGAATGCTGGCtaccaaccggtcattctatagcctgaaaaagcagtttaattcaaagaacctgtcgcaaCGGACGACTCTCGATTCACTGCCCAGGGTGAAGCGTATCAAGCTGGCCAGGCTCCGGTGTAGTGATAgggaaaatgaagtttttgccggaatcgattcctcCTAGCTCCGAAGTATTCTGGAATCAAATCCGGATCAgtttccagaatcgattctgggattggaattggctccggaattggctacaaaatcagaatcggcttcgaaatcggagtcagtttcggaatctccataagaataggcgtttggtcCAATGATTGCCACGTATTGATTGACGCAAAGAATCCAAGTTTACTTATAAACGGTACATTCCCATGAAGATTTCCGGATTGATTTcccttctgaaacttcttacaggatttcccacgatttattggtcagttcccataattttttgggctcgtttcacgatttattcatcgtatcccatagatgtttggttcgttcccataattgattggaatcgtccgaatggatatcaatacaattgaaccaaaaaattctgagaaacggccaaaaaatcgtggaaacgcaccaaaaaatatgggaaccaaccaaatattgatgggaaccaaccaataaatcgtgggaaaaccctgtatttcaattcaagaactgattcttattccggagctgattctaattctggagtcaattctgataCCGTTACTGgagcgattcccaggtcgagTCCGATCTTGGAGCCTGGCTCCGgtggaattggctccggtgtcaaatccggaatcggttccggattcGGGTCTAGAATAGGAATCGATTTCAGCAACGgcatcgactccggaattgattccgagctcccaccactactccGGTGGGCTAACACATGGAATTACACATGGAATCGGACGAGGAATCAAGGCTTTCGCAATGCTAACGTGGAACACTTCAACAATGTGAGATATTTCGTTTATTTCGAGAATATAATAATGCTTACAGTGTCTGTTGCGAGTAAATAAAAGTATTGGTGTATTTTTCTCTGATTCTGCTTACTTCTATGCTTTTAttcttaatattttatttaactgagGCATAATTTAAAGGATTTGAGTATTTTACGGAAGGTTTAAACATATCATTATGCTTCAAACAGTTGTTTTCAATTGTTAAACCGAACAGAGGAAACCCTTGCTTCATGCATTTACTAGGCAGCAGCGAGagcattaaatatttattgaattttaaaatcaaagctGTAGAGCTTTTCAATTATTCGGATCGCAACGCAAATTAGGCTATGCTTTACACGCATACCCTTCTCGATAGTCCTAACAAGTGCCAGACGCATCCTTGAGGCTGACAGTTCCGAGGAACAAGCTTCATTCATTTCCAATCATTTGTGTGATGTATAAATTATGTATTTCTTAACTTTATTTgatgatatttattttcccgGCGGTTGCGCTGCCTAGCGCACATAACTCGCTCACTAATAGTTTACCTAGATTTCGTTCCCTTACGTGACCCAATCAAAGTCCCAGTAAAAGTTGCTCACAGATTCACATCCAGCACATCCGAAGTGCCGGGGCCGGGAAACCCTAGCGACGTTTATAGgcaaacataacaaataaaacgTGCTGGAATGGGTCTTCTTTTCCGAGCCCATTGCCTGGCCCTTAATGAGGGGAAAACAGAAATCTACCCACGCAGCctgggaaggagagaaagagagggttGCACGGTAAGCTCACCGACACCATTTTGCACCGCACCGAAAAGCATCCGTAGAGCAGACGTAGCGTTGTCCGCGTACGTGCTAAAACAGCAACGCCGGAACAAGTTTGGTGATAATGATTTTATGGCTGCCCGGAGGAGTAATTAAGCGgattattaaaaatgtattgctCGTGCCCGATGTGTTGTCGAGCTGGCCCGATTTACACGGTGACCGGTAGAAACGGTCAGTGGGATCGCATCGGCCGGGGGTCGATTCCCGCAATCAGTTGGGCGGTACCGTACGGAGCGTTTCCGGTGGTCGGTGGTGCAAGGTAGAGTAATAATAACCCTGCTGCCCTGAAATGCTCGCTCGTGTGCCGCTTACAGGTTGAAACGTTTGGCGTAAATTAGGAACGATAGAGAATTCTATTACACCCCAGCGGTTGCTCATTCTACCGTCGCATAATTGCGTATGTAGATGCGCCTTTTCGTGTCCTGCACGATGGtagaattaaatttcaatcgtatacatgtgtgtgtgtcaactTACCCGTTCTGCGGTCGGCGGTGCCGACAGTGTCCAGGTGCCAAGGTAGATAAACATGACCAGCAGTATCGGGACCATccactgcagcagctgcttgtCGGTGAGCTTCACCTTGTGCGCGGACTTGACGCGGTAGGTCAGCGAGACGCGCCAGGTCTTCATCAGCAGCGCCGTGTACGTCACGCAGAAGCCCATGTGCCGCGTCCATTTCGTAGCGATGCACGAGTAGGTGTCGAGGATCGGAAAGATGGCCGCCATCTCCAGGTACATGAAGGCACAACCGAGCAGCGTGATGGTGAGAAAGATTGGGCTGGCCACCTTGAACACTTTCACCTTCCGGTGCTGATACATGTACAGTGCGAGCACGACGGTAAACCCGGCGCACATGACGGAGAAGGTGAGCAGTGTCGTTCTGTTCGCGGTCGGGGTTTGGAGAATAAATGCGATGTGTGAGCATGAGTTTCGATCGATTTGTTAGCTGTTTCAATTGAGCGTCATTTCGTAGTTTAATTATGGGGGTTTGGATTTAACTGAACtgtaaatttaattataatattgAGAAAAAGTGTATGTGTCATTTCCATTTGCTACTGAAGTACTGATACGCGGTGCAAAATCTCAAAATTCCTGGTCGCAAAATGCTTGACGGTAAAATCCTAGGTCGCAAAATTCTTCAATGTTACGAAAAGTTCTACAAGATAATTTCAAACAGTTACTCTTTACTGCGTAAAGCTTGTAGAGTTCAACTAAATACGTGTTAAGCGTAGTAAACAAACATCCAACGCCGAAGTAAAATAGTATTGCTTAAGTAAAGGAAATTTTAAGCTGAATTTTCGTCTTTCTATGAAATCTGATAGATGGGATTGAGAGCAGTAGGAAAAAATAGTCTTTTTCCGAGATACGCGGTCAATGTGTTCCTGAGGAATCCGCGCAATTTACTACTTTTATACTTTTATATTTACATTTactacttttatacactttatcatttatctgATACGATTCGTGCAGGAAATTCTGACATTGGGGCCCTTCATGATTCCAgtatgttttttgtatggagtttgacagtcggaggctgaaatcatgtaaacactccatacaaaaccacacacaaaactagcctgcaattttcagtctagattattctaacctcaaagctagaattataTTCGAGTACgtgctcgaaaaaatggcaaaacaaggtggtgtttacatttactccaaggtgcattaaagagatctggtgatggaatccagaatcaaagtgtatgtagtccaggtggtctcatagcatggtttttataaccaaatttgaatatcactttttgacagaacgggtgaaaacttgctcaaacaagctttctggaggcttgacgagtacacaaaacactttaaaaattttttcattcagaaacagaagcgataaaaatcagccttctaaattcataaacCTTGGGATAAATCCATTTGTATATTATATCGACGGACCCTATTTCTGGCTTTTTAGCGGcttattttttttagcaaaaataCAATTGCTAAATTCGTCGGACAATgcttgaagcaaattgaattgatttggcatttgatctgtcaaatttagaaaaccgtgTACCTCCGAATCAGCGTATGTCAAGAACCACGTTACTCTGGAACAGACTGAATATTACATACTCAAATAGTGTTAGAGTTAGAGTcagaaaatgattaaaatatacaaatacaGCGAAAAGAAACAGCACATTCAAAGTAGAAATCAGACTAAGGTAATGGTCAGAACCTCGCAGCATGTGGCAAGACATGAGTTTTCTCAATTTTATACCTGTTTGAGGTATTTTTATGAGATAGGTTTGAAGTATGggataaaaaaacactgaatTAGGAGCAATTTGCGTGTGAGTCTGTCGGTCAATTATCTTTAACACTGAGTactgaataacaaaaaaaccctacgAGctctttcctcttttttttctctcacctGAAAGCCCAATTGTAGCTCGCCAGGCAGGGTTCCGGTCCGGTGCAGGTCGCACAACCGGGGGCAcaccgtacacacacaaacacctccTTGTAGTACGTGCTGATGTTGTCCCGGTACTCCTGGTACGCCACCTCCATGATGCTGCCATTGAACCCATCCGGATGGCGGAACGAGTAGAACCCGTCCTTGCACCGGCACTGGTACGCACCGCGCGTCCATCCATTCACCACCGTCTGCAAGGTGGTGCCACCGGTCAGCAGCACGCTCGGGCCACCGCTACCGTTAACGATGCTACCGCCGAGCGTCATCAGCGGCCCAGTCCCGTTCGGGCCGACCGTTAGCGACGCGGGGCTGATGACGCTCGTCACGACCGGCCGGTACTCGCACCGCATGCTGTGCACGTGGCACTTGTGCGAACCGTGAAACGCCTCGATCTGGCGCATCTGCTCGTCCTCGCCGAGCTTGAGGTTGCGCACGAACGGGTAGTACTGGCGGAGGTGCTGATTGTAGCTGAGGATTTCGAACCGGTTCGGATTGTTGCACTGGTTCACCTGCAGATCGCTGATGTCGATGTCGATGCTTAGGAAACCGCGAATGCTGTGGAGGGGGAGCAGAGG
Coding sequences within:
- the LOC120899626 gene encoding probable G-protein coupled receptor CG31760 isoform X2 codes for the protein MHKIALWPWLAIAWRWRTVIILNLLAQSWCAGSVPSSGLKTSDGSSIGSGGIGIGDEGAGAAASMPNLLEQDGMFGPATTTIYTERHTITPTEEAIEDSLQTIHDIATENLGALCLTKLYRPLKITLNPERYTGARQKADLAAVVLQDVGVSRHNGLLDALAKGLLSDAYVTSARILSINVTDGLLTNSVWWNKEPGGMGTPLRIEAEGIAIGTKPDPSYPWFEDETSSPGLRSPKFTPTPPDISYKGWWTYPYYSCGQKKWILSYSVAIPPMGRHGIRGFLSIDIDISDLQVNQCNNPNRFEILSYNQHLRQYYPFVRNLKLGEDEQMRQIEAFHGSHKCHVHSMRCEYRPVVTSVISPASLTVGPNGTGPLMTLGGSIVNGSGGPSVLLTGGTTLQTVVNGWTRGAYQCRCKDGFYSFRHPDGFNGSIMEVAYQEYRDNISTYYKEVFVCVRCAPGCATCTGPEPCLASYNWAFRTTLLTFSVMCAGFTVVLALYMYQHRKVKVFKVASPIFLTITLLGCAFMYLEMAAIFPILDTYSCIATKWTRHMGFCVTYTALLMKTWRVSLTYRVKSAHKVKLTDKQLLQWMVPILLVMFIYLGTWTLSAPPTAERIEDQYGLIFKQCSYNWWDHSLAIGEVLFLAWGIRVCYNVRNAESLYNEAKLISYAIYNIALVNTTMVAFHLFIFPQAGPDIKYLLGFIRTQLSTSVTIALVFGPKVLRILRGQGDQWDQRARKRGITASFSLNGIGLVPEETADLYQENEELKKFRNSLLKLNL
- the LOC120899626 gene encoding probable G-protein coupled receptor CG31760 isoform X1, which produces MHKIALWPWLAIAWRWRTVIILNLLAQSWCAGSVPSSGLKTSDGSSIGSGGIGIGDEGAGAAASMPNLLEQDGMFGPATTTIYTERHTITPTEEAIEDSLQTIHDIATENLGALCLTKLYRPLKITLNPERYTGARQKADLAAVVLQDVGVSRHNGLLDALAKGLLSDAYVTSARILSINVTDGLLTNSVWWNKEPGGMGTPLRIEAEGIAIGTKPDPSYPWFEDETSSPGLRSPKFTPTPPDISYKGWWTYPYYSCGQKKWILSYSVAIPPMGRHGIRGFLSIDIDISDLQVNQCNNPNRFEILSYNQHLRQYYPFVRNLKLGEDEQMRQIEAFHGSHKCHVHSMRCEYRPVVTSVISPASLTVGPNGTGPLMTLGGSIVNGSGGPSVLLTGGTTLQTVVNGWTRGAYQCRCKDGFYSFRHPDGFNGSIMEVAYQEYRDNISTYYKEVFVCVRCAPGCATCTGPEPCLASYNWAFRTTLLTFSVMCAGFTVVLALYMYQHRKVKVFKVASPIFLTITLLGCAFMYLEMAAIFPILDTYSCIATKWTRHMGFCVTYTALLMKTWRVSLTYRVKSAHKVKLTDKQLLQWMVPILLVMFIYLGTWTLSAPPTAERIEDQYGLIFKQCSYNWWDHSLAIGEVLFLAWGIRVCYNVRNAESLYNEAKLISYAIYNIALVNTTMVAFHLFIFPQAGPDIKYLLGFIRTQLSTSVTIALVFGPKVLRILRGQGDQWDQRARKRGITASFSLNGIGLVPEETADLYQENEELKEEIQKLAAQIEFMKIVHMEMNNRHLKPKPGGYFTMKSPLGKSFGGGAGGGAGGGSGSGSHRHKHTKDDSVKEHSGVTEDGHSGTNSCYSGTANSIGFTAQPTTTTTTTSTSTAANNSSGLTEKV